A genomic region of Nostoc sp. UHCC 0702 contains the following coding sequences:
- the proC gene encoding pyrroline-5-carboxylate reductase has product MTIKFGLIGGGVMGEALLSRLLAHGIYQPSEVIVSEPLSTRQGFLQRQYDVTVTSDNSLVFSQASEVVFLAVKPQVFTAIAQELASIIEIEHSPLVISILAGVPLSQLEAAFPQFPIIRAMPNTPATVGAGMTAMCLGAYTNSKHQQTAQQIFSAVGEVVEVSETLMDAVTGLSGSGPAYVALMVEALADGGVAAGLPRAIANQLALQTVLGTARLLEESKMHPAELKDRVTSPGGTTIAGIAQLERAGFRSALIEAVKAAAQRSQELGK; this is encoded by the coding sequence ATGACTATTAAATTTGGCTTAATTGGTGGTGGGGTAATGGGAGAAGCGTTGTTATCCCGCTTGCTTGCCCACGGAATTTATCAACCATCGGAAGTTATAGTCAGTGAACCCTTATCAACACGGCAGGGTTTTTTACAGCGGCAATATGATGTGACTGTCACTTCAGATAATAGCCTGGTTTTCAGCCAAGCCAGTGAAGTAGTATTTTTGGCAGTGAAACCGCAGGTGTTCACCGCGATCGCTCAAGAATTAGCAAGTATTATCGAGATAGAACACTCACCCTTAGTAATTTCTATTTTAGCGGGAGTGCCCTTAAGTCAGCTAGAAGCAGCTTTTCCCCAATTCCCAATCATCAGAGCCATGCCCAACACCCCAGCAACCGTAGGGGCAGGAATGACCGCCATGTGTTTAGGTGCATACACCAACAGCAAGCACCAGCAAACAGCACAGCAAATTTTTTCGGCGGTGGGTGAAGTTGTAGAAGTTTCAGAAACCTTGATGGATGCGGTGACAGGACTATCTGGTAGTGGCCCCGCTTATGTAGCCTTGATGGTGGAAGCACTAGCTGATGGAGGAGTAGCAGCAGGTTTACCTAGAGCAATTGCCAACCAACTAGCCCTGCAAACAGTACTAGGAACAGCCAGACTGTTAGAGGAAAGCAAAATGCACCCCGCAGAACTCAAAGACCGCGTTACCAGTCCTGGCGGCACAACAATTGCCGGCATTGCCCAGCTAGAACGGGCAGGATTTCGTTCAGCTTTAATAGAAGCAGTCAAAGCTGCTGCACAACGCTCTCAAGAACTGGGAAAATGA
- a CDS encoding cell division protein SepF, producing MNNIFSKLRDFVGLNEQVEYEYYEEEPDTDNYQNLYQQENPQPAPAEAAAQNRRWREPAPTMGDDVANGTKSTMGNVIGMPGAINGISEVLVLEPRTFEEMPQAIQALRERKSVVLNLTIMDPDQAQRAVDFVAGGTYALDGHQERIGESIFLFTPSCVQVSTQGGVIHEVPQPPARPSRPAATNTTPTWGNEPNRMAQ from the coding sequence ATGAACAATATATTTTCCAAGCTCAGAGACTTTGTAGGTCTGAACGAACAGGTCGAATACGAATATTACGAGGAAGAGCCAGATACAGATAACTACCAAAATCTGTATCAACAAGAAAATCCCCAGCCAGCACCAGCAGAAGCCGCTGCTCAGAATCGACGTTGGCGAGAACCCGCGCCTACAATGGGTGATGATGTAGCAAACGGAACAAAGTCTACAATGGGGAATGTAATAGGTATGCCAGGCGCAATTAACGGAATTTCAGAAGTATTAGTACTTGAACCACGTACATTTGAAGAAATGCCCCAGGCAATTCAAGCATTGCGTGAGCGTAAGTCAGTAGTATTAAATTTAACTATAATGGATCCCGACCAAGCACAACGGGCAGTAGATTTTGTCGCAGGTGGGACTTACGCATTAGATGGACATCAAGAGCGGATTGGAGAAAGCATCTTTTTGTTTACACCCAGTTGCGTGCAAGTTAGCACCCAAGGTGGAGTTATTCATGAAGTACCACAACCACCGGCTCGTCCTTCACGTCCTGCTGCAACTAATACCACCCCAACTTGGGGCAACGAACCCAACCGGATGGCACAATAA
- a CDS encoding YggS family pyridoxal phosphate-dependent enzyme, translating into MTSPISERITTIRASLPPSVRLIAISKQVSAEVIRSAYAAGIRDFGENRIQDAASKQAELHDLSDITWHFIGHLQSNKAKKAIELFQWIHSVDNLKLAQRLNQLAQELGVHPQVCLQVKILPDPNKSGWSVSELLADLSALNQCKTLQIQGLMTIPPLGLNDAANFSVFNSTFQLAKEINEQNWSHIKIQQLSMGMSGDYQLAVQAGATMVRLGTILFGERT; encoded by the coding sequence ATGACCAGTCCCATTAGCGAACGTATTACTACCATTCGCGCCTCACTTCCGCCTTCAGTACGATTGATTGCTATTAGCAAACAAGTTTCTGCTGAAGTCATTCGGTCTGCTTATGCCGCCGGAATTCGTGATTTCGGCGAAAATCGTATCCAAGATGCTGCCAGTAAACAAGCCGAGTTGCATGACTTATCGGATATTACCTGGCACTTCATTGGACATTTGCAAAGTAATAAAGCCAAAAAAGCCATTGAACTATTTCAGTGGATTCACTCTGTAGATAATTTAAAGCTCGCACAGCGCTTAAATCAATTAGCACAAGAGTTAGGAGTGCATCCCCAAGTTTGTCTACAAGTGAAAATTCTCCCAGACCCCAATAAGTCGGGTTGGAGTGTGTCAGAACTATTAGCTGATTTATCTGCACTCAACCAGTGTAAAACTTTACAAATTCAAGGTTTGATGACAATTCCGCCTTTAGGATTAAATGATGCGGCAAATTTCAGTGTATTTAATAGCACCTTTCAGCTTGCTAAAGAAATCAATGAACAGAATTGGTCTCATATTAAAATCCAGCAATTGTCAATGGGAATGTCCGGCGACTACCAACTGGCAGTGCAAGCTGGGGCAACGATGGTACGATTAGGAACTATATTGTTCGGCGAGCGCACTTAG
- a CDS encoding PipX family protein, protein MNPENSETYINHPTWGLLYRICMVDENQDLFTTLYAQRLFFLVANDVKGIKFQPIGRTEARMLLENRLRTLRRSGQSQEYDQLQSVFQRTFQ, encoded by the coding sequence ATGAATCCAGAGAACTCAGAGACTTACATAAATCATCCAACTTGGGGTTTGCTTTATAGAATCTGTATGGTTGACGAAAACCAGGATTTGTTCACTACACTTTATGCCCAACGTTTGTTTTTTTTGGTGGCAAATGATGTTAAAGGTATTAAATTTCAACCCATAGGACGTACAGAAGCTCGAATGTTGTTGGAAAATCGTTTACGTACCCTGCGTCGCAGTGGTCAATCTCAGGAGTACGATCAGCTTCAGAGTGTTTTCCAACGCACCTTCCAATGA
- a CDS encoding energy-coupling factor transporter transmembrane protein EcfT — protein sequence MDLLRSLPLGLYLEQPQTWLHKLDPRVKIAWLMSFLTSYSFASNEWRILLVALLIIFTLFARIPRRVWQQQMGWLLTLSFLVLIIGAISPDGLGIDYQPRLPASEQVLTQPANPKNSQIVPETASDHKKYSYILFHKGPVKVTRGSLDLAVRLSTVLFTVIYSTNLYLLTTAPEEITSAIETLMQPLRRLKLPITEIILTLTLSLRFIPLVLEEVQNLIRSVMTRAINWKKLGLKGAVKVWMIIAERLLENLLLRAEQMASAMMVRGFTSPNEHRVKWHELRLKAWDWLAIASLTLFWGARVVLGNQF from the coding sequence ATGGATTTACTGCGATCGCTACCTCTGGGACTTTACTTAGAACAACCGCAAACTTGGCTACATAAACTAGACCCACGAGTCAAGATTGCTTGGTTGATGAGTTTTTTGACTAGCTACAGTTTCGCCAGCAACGAATGGCGCATATTACTGGTAGCACTGTTGATTATTTTTACCTTATTTGCCAGAATACCCAGGCGAGTGTGGCAGCAACAAATGGGGTGGCTGTTAACACTCTCATTTTTAGTTTTGATTATTGGTGCAATTAGTCCTGATGGACTAGGTATAGATTATCAGCCGCGCTTACCTGCTAGCGAGCAAGTCTTGACTCAGCCAGCAAACCCTAAGAATTCTCAAATTGTCCCAGAGACAGCAAGTGATCATAAAAAGTACAGTTATATTTTGTTTCACAAAGGGCCAGTCAAAGTCACTCGCGGTTCTTTAGATTTAGCGGTGCGCCTGAGTACAGTTTTGTTCACCGTGATTTACAGTACTAACCTTTATCTACTGACAACTGCACCAGAAGAAATTACTTCTGCCATTGAAACTTTAATGCAGCCCTTGCGACGGTTGAAGTTACCTATAACTGAAATTATTCTGACTTTAACTTTGTCCTTGCGGTTTATTCCCCTAGTTTTAGAAGAAGTGCAAAATTTAATTCGTTCTGTGATGACAAGGGCAATTAACTGGAAAAAGCTAGGGTTGAAAGGAGCGGTGAAAGTTTGGATGATAATAGCAGAGCGACTGTTAGAGAATCTGCTATTAAGAGCAGAACAAATGGCTAGTGCCATGATGGTGCGTGGTTTTACCAGTCCCAACGAACATCGAGTCAAATGGCATGAATTACGTCTAAAAGCGTGGGACTGGCTAGCGATCGCCAGTCTAACTCTATTTTGGGGAGCGCGGGTAGTTTTAGGCAATCAATTTTAA
- the der gene encoding ribosome biogenesis GTPase Der: MGLPIVAIIGRPNVGKSTLVNRLAGEQTAIVHDEPGVTRDRTYMPAYWSDREFLVVDTGGLVFNDDTEFLPLIRQQALAALAEACAAIFVVDGQAGPNSADLEIAEWLRQQPVPVLLVVNKCESPEQGLIQAAEFWELGLGEPFPVSAIHGNGTGEILDELIKHIPTVGEIPETNEIKVAIVGRPNVGKSSLLNTFVGEERVIVSPISGTTRDAIDTVVEREGQTYRLIDTAGIRKKKNVDYGPEFFSINRAFKAIRRADVVLLVLDALDGVTEQDQKLAGRIIEEGRACIIVVNKWDAVEKDSYTIYDYEKSLQERLHFTEWAESIFVSALTGQRVEKILELVNQAAESHKRRVTTSVINEVLEDAVSWHSPPTSRGGRQGRIYYGTQVSTQPPTIALFVNEAKRFNDNYRRYIERQFRQQLGFKGTPIRLLWRSKKVRDVESGSVNRATRV, translated from the coding sequence ATGGGACTGCCAATTGTTGCAATTATCGGACGCCCGAATGTGGGCAAATCCACCCTGGTTAATCGTCTCGCCGGGGAACAAACGGCGATTGTCCACGATGAACCGGGTGTGACACGCGATCGCACTTACATGCCAGCTTATTGGAGCGATCGCGAATTTTTAGTAGTAGATACAGGTGGCTTGGTATTTAACGATGATACCGAATTCCTGCCACTGATTCGTCAACAAGCATTAGCCGCCCTCGCAGAAGCCTGTGCTGCTATTTTTGTAGTAGACGGTCAAGCTGGCCCCAATTCGGCTGATTTAGAAATAGCCGAATGGTTACGCCAACAACCAGTACCCGTTTTACTGGTTGTGAATAAATGTGAATCTCCAGAACAAGGTTTAATTCAAGCCGCCGAATTTTGGGAACTGGGATTAGGTGAACCTTTCCCTGTCTCCGCCATTCATGGTAACGGTACAGGAGAAATACTCGACGAGTTAATCAAGCACATTCCCACCGTCGGGGAAATACCAGAAACCAATGAAATTAAAGTCGCCATTGTCGGCCGCCCAAATGTCGGCAAATCAAGTTTATTAAATACTTTTGTGGGAGAAGAAAGGGTCATTGTTAGCCCCATTTCTGGTACAACTCGTGATGCAATTGATACCGTAGTAGAACGAGAAGGACAAACCTATCGCTTGATTGACACCGCAGGCATTCGTAAAAAGAAAAACGTAGACTACGGCCCAGAATTCTTTAGCATTAACCGTGCCTTCAAAGCGATTCGCCGCGCCGATGTGGTTTTATTAGTATTAGATGCCCTCGATGGAGTCACCGAGCAAGACCAAAAATTAGCAGGGCGGATTATCGAAGAAGGTCGAGCCTGTATCATCGTTGTCAACAAGTGGGATGCAGTCGAAAAAGACTCCTACACAATCTACGATTACGAAAAAAGTCTCCAAGAACGCCTACATTTTACCGAATGGGCAGAAAGCATTTTTGTCAGTGCCTTAACAGGACAACGGGTAGAAAAGATTTTAGAACTAGTCAATCAAGCGGCTGAGTCACACAAGCGCCGTGTGACTACATCAGTGATTAACGAAGTGTTGGAGGATGCCGTCAGTTGGCACTCACCCCCAACCTCGCGCGGTGGTCGCCAAGGTAGAATTTATTATGGCACGCAAGTGAGTACGCAACCACCAACGATCGCTTTATTTGTCAACGAGGCCAAACGCTTCAACGATAACTACCGCCGATACATAGAAAGGCAATTTCGTCAACAACTAGGATTTAAAGGTACTCCCATACGTTTACTCTGGCGTAGCAAAAAAGTCCGAGACGTGGAAAGTGGTAGCGTCAACCGAGCAACTCGCGTCTAG